The Quatrionicoccus australiensis nucleotide sequence GTTCGTCGAGAGTGTCGTGGAAAACGCCCGCCTGGCAATGAGCCTGGTTGAAATGACTGACCGGATGAGCGTTCAGATGCGAGAGGTGCGCGGTCGACTGGGTGAAATCGAAGGAATTGCCAAGCAGACCAACCTGTTGGCGCTTAACGCAGCGATTGAGGCGGCGCGGGCCGGGGAGGCCGGACGTGGATTTGCCGTGGTGGCTGACGAGGTGCGCGATCTCTCCGGGCGGACAAACCATTTCAGCCAGCAGATACGTGCTTCACTCGATGGCATGCAGGTTACTATCGACTCTTCCGAGAAGGCAATCAACCAGATGGCGGCGCAGGACATGACCTTCGCCCTGACATCGAAGGCCGACGTCGAGAACGCCATGTCCGGTATTGAGGATTTGAATCATCGAACCGGAGAAACCGTTGGCGAACTCAACCAGATAGCGGTGCAGGTCGAGGCCTCGGTTAACCAGGCCGTGATGTCATTGCAGTTTCAGGACTTGGTCACCCAATTGCTTGGCCATGTTGAAAAGCGGCTTGATTTGCTGGATGAGGTGGTGACTGACGAGCAGCGTATGGCGACGGTCTTGCGGGAGACCAGGGATCCGGTTGGTGCAGTTCAGGCACTTGATGCCCTGCGTGAGCATGTCGAGCAGCTGTCACAAAAAATGACCACCCTGAAACTTGGGGTGGACAAGAATCCTGTTGGTCAAACTGCATACGCCAGCGGTGATGTTGAATTGTTCTGATGAATACAAGAGGAAAACATGGCTAAGACCATTCTCGCAGTTGATGACTCCGCGTCCATTCGTCAAATGGTGTCCTTTACGCTGAAGAGCGCCGGATACGATGTGATCGAAGCGGTGGACGGGATGGATGGCCTGGAAAAGGCAAAAGCAAAGAGCGTAAATTTGGTCTTGACCGATCAGAACATGCCGCGCATGGATGGCCTGACCCTGATCAAGAGTCTGCGCGGTACGCCGCAATATGCTTCTACCCCGATCCTGATGCTGACCACAGAGTCTTCCGATGCAATGAAAATGCAGGGGCGTGCAGCAGGTGCTACCGGTTGGCTGGTCAAGCCGTTTGATCCCCAAAAACTGATCGAAGTCGTACGCAAGGTCATCGGCTAGCGCCGAGGGCGGCGAGGCAGCGTCTACGCTGTTCGCAGCATTCGATTTCCGGCTGTCGCCCTGATGGCAGCCGTGGTTAGGGGGTGGCATGGCTATCGATATGAGTCAGTTCTATCAGGTGTTCTTCGAGGAGTCCGAGGAGCATCTGGCGGCAATGGAGGCGCTGCTGCTCGATCTGGATCTTGAAAATCCGGATATGGAGCAGCTCAATGCAATTTTTCGGGCGGCACACTCGATCAAGGGCAGCGCCGGCACCTTCGGTTTTACCGATCTGGCTGACGCAACACATATTCTTGAGAACCTGCTTGACCGTATTCGCAAGCAGGAACTTGTGCTGCGCGCCGATATGGTTGATGCGTTCCTGGAATCGGGTGACCTGCTGCGCGCCATGCTTGAGGCGCATCAGGGCCGAGGTGAGGTAGATTCGCAGGCGGTTGCGGCCGTGATGGCCCGATTGCGTCAACTTTCCTCTGACGAGGCCGCTCCTGTTGCGTCCTTATCTCCGGTCGCGCTACCGGTCGACGTGCCCGCAGAGCCTAAAATCCCCTCGGTCCGGCGGGTTTTCGACATCCAGTTTGTGCCAACCGAGTTGGCGGCAAAAGGTGATGCAGTTGCCAATCTCCAGGAAGATCTGCGGACTTTAGGTACGCTGGAGGTGATCTGCCAGCCAGAAGCCGAGTTGCACGACGTGGGTTTCTGGCAGTTGCGGCTGACCACCGAGAGTCTTGAGAGCGACTTCACTGATCGCATTGATTTCATTGCCGACAACGGTGCCTGGCGGGTCACGGAGGACAAAGCCGCCGCCGATCCGGAAACCGCTTTTGGTCTTTTCAGCGATTCCCCTGGCCTTCCTGATGATGAGCGTGGCTACGGGTTTTTTGAGCCGGTTGCCGAACATCCGCTGGAAGAGATTGTGGCCAGGGTTGAGTCTGCCGACGACAGCTACGGTTTTTTCGAACCATTGGCTGAGGCGCCGGTTCCGGCCGAGAGTGGTTCCGAGGAAGGGGAAGGCTATGGCTTCTTCGCTCCTTTGCCGGCCGTGCCTGCGCCGGTCGTCGAGGATGGCGAGGGCTACGGCTTCTTTGCTCCTTTGCCTGCGGTGGAGCTCGTTACGGATGTCGTTGTGCCTGCCCAGCCGGTTCCTGCTGACAAGGAAAGCGCTGTTCGCCCGGCGCGGCCGGCCAAGAATTCAACTGCGGCAACAGACTCCTCCATTCGGGTCAGTGTCGAAAAGGTTGATCAGCTGATCAACCTGGTTGGCGAACTGGTCATCACGCAGGCCATGCTGTTGCAAACCGTGACGCAAATGCAGGAGAGTGCGCCGGAAAGACTGGTCAGCGGTCTGGGGCAGCTCGAGCGGAATACGCGTGATCTGCAGGAATCCGTGATGTCGATCCGGATGATGCCGATTTCGGCGGTTTTCTCGCGCTTCCCGCGGGTGGTGCGGGATCTCTCCGGCAAGCTGGGCAAGCAGGTGGAACTGAAAACCTCGGGTGAAACGACCGAACTCGACAAGGGCTTGATCGAGCGCATTGCCGATCCGCTGACCCACCTGATCCGGAACAGTCTCGATCATGGTATCGAGTCACCGGAAAGGCGCGTTGCGGCAGGCAAGAGCCCGGTGGGCACGATTACGCTCAAGGCCTATCACCAGGGTGGAAATATTGTTATCGAGGTAGGCGACGATGGCGCCGGCTTGCCGCGTCAGAAAATTCTGGCCAAGGCCAGGGAGCGTGGCCTGCCGGTTTCCGATCAAATGACCGATGGCGAAGTGTTCAACCTGATTTTCGAAGCGGGGTTTTCGACGGCCGAGCAGGTGACCGACGTTTCCGGTCGGGGTGTCGGGATGGACGTGGTCCGCCGCAATATCCAGGCAATGGGCGGTCGGGTCGAGATTGAATCGATTTATGGCGTGGGTACCCGGATGACGGTGCGTCTGCCGCTGACCTTGGCGATTCTCGATGGCATGTCGGTTGCGGTAGGGAACCAGACCTACATCCTGCCCTTGTCGTATGTGGTTGAGTCGTTGCAGCCGCAGCCGGGCGATATCAAGACCTTGTCCAACCAGGCGCGGGTCATGCAGGTGCGCGGCGAGTACCTGCCGGTGGTGGTGCTGCATGAAGTATTCAACCTGAAGTCGAGCTGGACCGATTTCACGCAAGGCATCATGGTCGTACTTGATGCCGATGGGGCCAAGGCTGCATTGTTTGTTGACGGGCTGCTCGGGCAGCATCAGGTCGTGATCAAGAGCCTGGAGGCCAATTACCGTCGGGTGGCAGGTGTCTCCGGAGCAACGATCATGGGCGATGGGCATGTCGCCCTGATTCTTGATGTTTCGGCAATTGCCGGCATGGCCAAATCGAATGTGCAGAAAGCCGGCTGACGGCTGCAATCTGGAGTAAGAAAATGGAACCGATGACGCATGCAGGGGCGGTAGTAAGCGATGAAGATCTGGTCGCCAGCGAGTATCTGACCTTCACGCTGGGGAGTGAGGAGTACGCCATCGATATCCTCAAGGTGCAGGAGATTCGTGGCTATGAGCAACCAACGCTGATCGCCAATGCGCCTGATTTCATCAAGGGGGTGATCAATCTGCGCGGCATCATCGTGCCGATTGTTGATTTACGCATCAAGTTCAAGCTCGGCAAAATTGAATACACCCCGTTCACTGTGGTCATCATCCTGAATATTGCCGGCCGGGTGATTGGTGCAGTGGTCGACAGCGTTTCCGATGTCATTTCCCTGAATGCCTCGCAGATCAGGCCGGCTCCGGACTTCTCGGGGTCTTTCGACACCAAGTACATTCTCGGCCTGGCATCGATGGACGCCCGCATGATGATCGTTACCGATATCGAGCGCCTGATGAGCAGTGCCGACATGGAACTCATCGACTCGGCTGTTGAGTGACCCATTGCGTCGAAAAAGGGATGACGGAAATGTTTAATCTTCGCAACTACAACATTGGCACCCGGCTGATCGTGACGACGATCGGTGCGCTTTGCCTGATGCTGGTTTTTGTTGGCATAGCCCTGTACAGCCTGAACACGATAGGTGGGCAGGTCGATCACATCATCAACAACAACGTAAAGAAGACCGAGTTGGCGGTCGATATGCGCATGCGCAACCTGCTGATTGGTCGACACGTCCGGACTGCCCTGATTCTTGAAGAATCTGAAAAGCAGATGGGCGAAAAGAAAAAGGTTGATGCCGATTTTGCCAAATATCTTGAAGGCGAGACCAAAGTCAGTGACTTGACCGTGTCGGCCAAAGGCAAGGAGATCGTCGAGCGCATTCAGGCGAGTCGTCGTTTGGCCGAGGCATCGACCAATCAATTGTTTGTCCTGATCAAGGCGGGCAATCGTCCGGAAATTGAAAAACAGTTTTTTGAGGACTTCCGGCCCAAGATGCAGGCCTGGTTCGATGCCGTGGGTGAGTACGTTGAACTGCAGCGCGACAATAACAAAAAGGATGTTGATGAAATCACCGTCATCAAGTCGAACGTCCAGACCACGATGTTGTTGCTGATGGTGTTTGCGGTCGTTGTCATGATTCCATCCGGCATGTGGGTGACGCGGCAGATTACGCGGCCCTTGAACGATGCAGTTGGATTGGCCGAGTCGGTTGCGGCAGGCAATTTCGATAACCCGGTCAATCCGGCGGGTAATGATGAACCTGCGCATTTGCTGCAGACGCTTGACAAGATGCAGGCTGATCTCAAGCGGCGCAATCAGGCGGACCGCAAGGCCGCGGATGAAACCCTGCGCATCAAGGTGGCGCTGGACGTCACCTCGAACAATGTGATGGTGGCAGACCCCGATGGCAAGATCATTTATTGCAATGAATCGGTGCTGGCCATGATGCGGCATGCCGAAAGCGACCTGCGCAAGGAGTTGCCGAATTTCCGTGCGGCCGAAATTCTTGGCGCAAATTTTGACATCTATCACCAGCAGCCGAGTCATCAACGCAATCTGCTGGCGGATTTGAGGGGAACCTACCGCAGTTCGATCGTTGTTGGCGGCCGCTCTTTCAATCTGGTCGCCAATCCGATCATCAACGCCCAGGGGGAACGCCTCGGGACGGTTGTCGAATGGCAGGATCGAACCGAGGAAGTTGCCATCGAAGGTGACGTGGCGGGCATCATTTCTGCTGCGGTCGCCGGAGATTTCAGCAAGCGTCTGGATAGCAGCCGGATGAACGGTTTCTTCAAACAGATCTCGGATGGCATCAATGCCTTGCTCGAAGCCAATTCGCAGGCACTGGCCGATGTCGGCGCCATGCTGGCCCGCCTCTCGAAGGGCAATCTGACGACGAAAATCGAAACCGATTATCAGGGCATGCTGGGCAAGCTGAGGGACGATGCCAATATAACGGTCGACAACCTGCAGGAGATCATTTTGTCGATCAAGGATGCGACGGGGTCGATCAATACGGCAGCCAAGGAAATCGCTTCCGGCAACCAGAACTTGTCGAGCCGGACCGAGGAACAGGCGAGCAGCCTGGAAGAGACAGCTTCCAGCATGGAGCAACTGACCAGTACGGTGAAACAGAATGCCGACAACTCCCGGCAAGCCAACGAACTGGCTGGCAATGCCCAGCAGGTGGCGGTCAAGGGGGGCGAGGTAGTGGCCCAGGTGGTGCAGACGATGAGTGCCATTCATCAGTCGAGCAGCAAGATTGCCGACATCATCGGCGTGATCGACGGGATCGCTTTCCAGACCAATATCCTGGCACTTAACGCGGCGGTCGAGGCGGCACGTGCCGGCGAGCAAGGCCGCGGCTTTGCCGTGGTGGCAACTGAAGTGCGTAATCTGGCGCAACGCAGTGCTGCTGCCGCCAAGGAAATCAAGGGCCTGATCTCGGACTCGGTCGAGAAGGTTGCGGTTGGCAATCGCCTGGTTGATCAGGCCGGACGGACGATGGAAGAGGTCGTGACGAGCATTCGGCGCGTAGCCCAGATCATGTCCGATATCTCGTCGGCCAGCCGCGAGCAGAGTGCGGGCATTGAGCAGGTCAGTCTGGCGGTGACCCAGATGGACGAAGTTACGCAGCAGAATGCCGCCCTGGTCGAAGAGGCTGCTGCTGCGGCCGAGAGTCTTGAAGAGCAGGCAGATAGTCTGGCGCGTACGGTGGCTGTATTCGCGCTGGCCTCCGATAATAAGGGATCACCGGCGCAAGAGGCCCGTGCGCAATCTGCGGCGCCAAAGGTGCGCGCTGCATTGGCGCACAAAGAACCGGTCCGGCTCGGCAACCCAGCGGTCGACAAGCCGTGGGCGGCAAATC carries:
- a CDS encoding methyl-accepting chemotaxis protein — protein: MSLVEMTDRMSVQMREVRGRLGEIEGIAKQTNLLALNAAIEAARAGEAGRGFAVVADEVRDLSGRTNHFSQQIRASLDGMQVTIDSSEKAINQMAAQDMTFALTSKADVENAMSGIEDLNHRTGETVGELNQIAVQVEASVNQAVMSLQFQDLVTQLLGHVEKRLDLLDEVVTDEQRMATVLRETRDPVGAVQALDALREHVEQLSQKMTTLKLGVDKNPVGQTAYASGDVELF
- a CDS encoding response regulator, whose product is MAKTILAVDDSASIRQMVSFTLKSAGYDVIEAVDGMDGLEKAKAKSVNLVLTDQNMPRMDGLTLIKSLRGTPQYASTPILMLTTESSDAMKMQGRAAGATGWLVKPFDPQKLIEVVRKVIG
- a CDS encoding chemotaxis protein CheW, producing MAIDMSQFYQVFFEESEEHLAAMEALLLDLDLENPDMEQLNAIFRAAHSIKGSAGTFGFTDLADATHILENLLDRIRKQELVLRADMVDAFLESGDLLRAMLEAHQGRGEVDSQAVAAVMARLRQLSSDEAAPVASLSPVALPVDVPAEPKIPSVRRVFDIQFVPTELAAKGDAVANLQEDLRTLGTLEVICQPEAELHDVGFWQLRLTTESLESDFTDRIDFIADNGAWRVTEDKAAADPETAFGLFSDSPGLPDDERGYGFFEPVAEHPLEEIVARVESADDSYGFFEPLAEAPVPAESGSEEGEGYGFFAPLPAVPAPVVEDGEGYGFFAPLPAVELVTDVVVPAQPVPADKESAVRPARPAKNSTAATDSSIRVSVEKVDQLINLVGELVITQAMLLQTVTQMQESAPERLVSGLGQLERNTRDLQESVMSIRMMPISAVFSRFPRVVRDLSGKLGKQVELKTSGETTELDKGLIERIADPLTHLIRNSLDHGIESPERRVAAGKSPVGTITLKAYHQGGNIVIEVGDDGAGLPRQKILAKARERGLPVSDQMTDGEVFNLIFEAGFSTAEQVTDVSGRGVGMDVVRRNIQAMGGRVEIESIYGVGTRMTVRLPLTLAILDGMSVAVGNQTYILPLSYVVESLQPQPGDIKTLSNQARVMQVRGEYLPVVVLHEVFNLKSSWTDFTQGIMVVLDADGAKAALFVDGLLGQHQVVIKSLEANYRRVAGVSGATIMGDGHVALILDVSAIAGMAKSNVQKAG
- a CDS encoding chemotaxis protein CheW: MEPMTHAGAVVSDEDLVASEYLTFTLGSEEYAIDILKVQEIRGYEQPTLIANAPDFIKGVINLRGIIVPIVDLRIKFKLGKIEYTPFTVVIILNIAGRVIGAVVDSVSDVISLNASQIRPAPDFSGSFDTKYILGLASMDARMMIVTDIERLMSSADMELIDSAVE
- a CDS encoding methyl-accepting chemotaxis protein, translated to MFNLRNYNIGTRLIVTTIGALCLMLVFVGIALYSLNTIGGQVDHIINNNVKKTELAVDMRMRNLLIGRHVRTALILEESEKQMGEKKKVDADFAKYLEGETKVSDLTVSAKGKEIVERIQASRRLAEASTNQLFVLIKAGNRPEIEKQFFEDFRPKMQAWFDAVGEYVELQRDNNKKDVDEITVIKSNVQTTMLLLMVFAVVVMIPSGMWVTRQITRPLNDAVGLAESVAAGNFDNPVNPAGNDEPAHLLQTLDKMQADLKRRNQADRKAADETLRIKVALDVTSNNVMVADPDGKIIYCNESVLAMMRHAESDLRKELPNFRAAEILGANFDIYHQQPSHQRNLLADLRGTYRSSIVVGGRSFNLVANPIINAQGERLGTVVEWQDRTEEVAIEGDVAGIISAAVAGDFSKRLDSSRMNGFFKQISDGINALLEANSQALADVGAMLARLSKGNLTTKIETDYQGMLGKLRDDANITVDNLQEIILSIKDATGSINTAAKEIASGNQNLSSRTEEQASSLEETASSMEQLTSTVKQNADNSRQANELAGNAQQVAVKGGEVVAQVVQTMSAIHQSSSKIADIIGVIDGIAFQTNILALNAAVEAARAGEQGRGFAVVATEVRNLAQRSAAAAKEIKGLISDSVEKVAVGNRLVDQAGRTMEEVVTSIRRVAQIMSDISSASREQSAGIEQVSLAVTQMDEVTQQNAALVEEAAAAAESLEEQADSLARTVAVFALASDNKGSPAQEARAQSAAPKVRAALAHKEPVRLGNPAVDKPWAANLLVQGDDEWAEF